The Sphingomonas sanguinis nucleotide sequence ACCTGCCGATGGTCGCGATCCATATCGAACAAGCATCCAGCTGGATGACGGACCACGGCCTCGCCCCGGAAAGCCCGCGCCCGGCGGACCAGCTCGCCTGACGATAGCCACTGCGTTTCGCGCAACGGCTTGATCCCGCCGTCACCGCTGGACTAGCACGGGCGGCGTGACCGCACCTCAGACCCTGCCGCAAACCGATCTCGAAGCCGCCGCCGAGCTGGACCGCCTGGCGCGGGAGATCGCCCACCATAACCGCCTCTACCATACCGACGACGCGCCCGAGATTTCGGATGCGGATTATGACGCTCTGGTCCGTCGCAACACGGCGATCGAGGCCGCCTTCCCGCACCTGATCCGCCCCGATTCGCCCAACACGCGGGTCGGAGCCGCCCCCGCCGCCCATCTGGCCAAGGTCGCCCATGCCCGGCCGATGACCAGCCTGGACAATGCCTTTACCGATGAAGAGGTCGAGGATTTCGTCGGCCGTGTCCGCCGCTATCTGAAGCTGCCCGAGGACGAACCCGTCACCCTGACCGCCGAGCCCAAGATCGACGGCCTGTCCTGTTCGCTGCGCTATGTCGACGGGCGGCTGGTCCAGGCGCTGACCCGCGGTGACGGCGCGATCGGCGAGGACGTGACCGAAAATGTCCGCACCATCGCCGACATCCCGCAGACCCTGCCCGCCGACGCGCCCGCCATCTTCGAGGTGCGCGGCGAGGTCTATATGAGCAAGGCCGATTTCGCCGCGCTCAACGCGCGTCTGGCGCAGGAAGCGGCCGAGACGGGCAAGGAGGCGCGCCAGTTCGCCAACCCGCGCAACGCCGCCGCCGGATCGCTGCGCCAGAAGAACCCGGCGATCACCGCCGGGCGTCCCTTGCGCTTCCTGGCGCATGGCTGGGGCGAGGCAAGCGACGTGCCGGTCGAGACCCAATTCGACATGGTCGAGGCGTGGCGCCGCTGGGGTTTTCCCATTGCGGATGCCTTTGCCCGCGTGCCCGATGCCGGTGCCGGTGCCGCGCTGGCCATCTATCGCACCATCGAGGCGCAGCGCGCCGACCTGCCCTTCGACATCGACGGCGTGGTCTACAAGGTCGACCGGCTCGACTGGCAAGCACGGCTCGGCATCGTCGGGCGCACCCCGCGCTGGGCGGTCGCGCACAAATTCCCCGCCGAGCGCGCCCAGACCACGCTGGAGAAGATCGACATCCAGGTCGGCCGGACCGGCGCTCTGACCCCCGTCGCACGGCTGGAGCCGGTGACGGTCGGCGGCGTCGTCGTGACCAACGCCACGCTCCACAATGCCGACGAGATCGAGCGGCTCGGAGTCCGTCCCGGCGACCGCGTGGTCCTGCAACGCGCGGGCGACGTCATCCCGCAAATCGTCGAGAACCTGACCCGCGACACGCCCCGCGCCCCCTTCGTCTTCCCCGATCATTGCCCGGAGTGCGGCAGCCTCGCCACGCGCGAGGAGGGCGAGGTCGTTATCCGCTGCACCGGCGGGCTGATCTGCCCGGCGCAGCGGGTCGAGCGGTTGATCCATTTCGTCTCGCGCCATGCCTTCGACATCACCGGCCTGGGGCTGGTCCGCGTCGAGGAGTTCTTCCGCGACGGCCTGATTGCCTCACCCGCCGACATCTTTCGCCTGCACCGGCACCGCGAGGCGCTGATCCAGCGCGAGCGCATGTCGGAACTCGTGGTCGACAAGCTGCTCGCCGCCATCGATGCGCGGCGTGACATTTCGCTCGACCGCTTCCTCTTCGCGCTCGGCATCCGTCATGTCGGTGAGATCACCGCGCGCGACCTAGCCCGCCGTTTCGTGTCGATGGCCGGCTTCCGCGCGATGATCGACGCGGCGCTGACGGTCCGAGCCGAGACCGTCCCCGCACTGGGCGAGCCCGACCGCAAGTTCGAGTTGCGCCGCCAACGCGCCATCGTGGCCGCCATCGACACGCCCCAGATCGGCCCCGAAGTCGCCGACGCGCTGCTCGACTTCTTTGCCGAGGCGCATAACCGCGACGTCGTCGATGACCTCCTGAGCGAAGTCACGCCCGCCGACACCGTCCACCAGACCCGCGAGTCGGAGGTCACCGGCAAGACCCTAGTCTTCACCGGCACGCTCGAAACCCTGTCGCGCGACGAGGCCAAGGCGCAGGCCGAAGCGCTGGGCGCGCGCGTATCGGGATCGGTCTCCGCCAAGACCGACCTCGTCATCGCCGGGCCAGGCGCCGGATCGAAGCTGAAAAAGGCGCAGGATCTGGGCATCCGGGTGATCGACGAAGCCGCCTGGAACGATCTGGTCGCCGCAAGCTGAGCACGGTGGAATCGCGACTCCCCCGTCACGATTTCGGTCTGGCTGGTTACGCCCCGGCGGGGTTCACGCCCCGCCTAAAGCCACCGAACCGCGCAAGCGATGCGAAAATTTCGACGTCGAATGAAGGCCATACGACTGTTATCGCTCCCATAACCGTTGCCAAACTGCAACGCCCTCCAACGGAGTGAAAGCCCCCCTGTCCCCGCCCCGTTCTTTGTAACATAACGGCAATGTTCGTAGCGCAGGGCACGCTCAACCGAGCCGCACAAGCGGCCGGAACGCGCCGCTTCGCGCGCGAAAAGGGGACCTATAACTCATGCGTAATTCGCTTTTCCTGGGCGCGGCTGTCATCGCGCTCGCCATTCCGGCGGCGGCTGCCGCACAGGAAACGACGTCGTCGATCCGCGGCAACGTGACCGCCAACGGCGCGCCGGTCGCCGGCGCGACGGTCACCATCGTCAACGTTCCCTCGGGCACCACGACCTCGACGGTTTCGGGTGCGGACGGTTCGTTCTCGTCGACCGGCCTACGCGTCGGCGGACCTTTCACCGTCACCGTCTCGGCTCCCGGCTATCCGGAAACCCGCGTCACGGACATCTTCACCGTGACCAGCCTTCCCTATGAACTGCCGGTCGAGTTGGCCGCTGAGGGACAGACGGGCGGCGACATCGTCGTCACGGCCTCGTCGATCGTGGGCGCGGGCAGCAAGAGCCTGGGTCCGGTCACCGTGCTGACCGCCGCCGACATCGCCAAGGTGGCCAGCGTCAATCGCGACATCCGCGATCTGATGCGCCGCGATCCCTTCGCACGCCTCGACTATGCTTCGGGTTCGGGCCGCGCCGTCTCGTTCGCCGGTCAGAATGCGCGCTTCAACCGCTTCTCGGTGGACGGCGTGCCGATCACCGACAATTTCGGCCTCAACCCGGATGGCCTGCCGACCCGCCGCAGCCCCGTGCCGCTGGACGCCATCGGCCAGTTCCAGACCAAGGTCGCGCCCTATGATGTGCGCGAAGGCAATTTCCAGGGCGGCGCAATCAACGCCATCCTGAAGTCGGGCACCAACGAATTCCACGGCACCGGCTTCTATTCCTATTCGTCGAACAAGCTGACCGGCAACGAGACCAAGGCGGGTCCGGGCGTCCCCACCGGCCGCGTCAACCTGCCCAAGTTCAAGATCGAGAATTTCGGCGCCGAACTCTCGGGACCGATCATCAAGGACAAGCTGTTCTTCATGGTCGCCGGTGAGCGTATTCGTGCGGGCACTCCGATCGTCGAGGGCACCGTTGAGAACAACGCCGGTACGGTCATCCCGAACGTCGGCGATACCGGCGGCCTGCTGACCAACGCGACGGTCAATCAGATCACCTCGATCGCGCAGTCCCGGTACAATTACAATGCGGGCGGTGTCCTGAACAACTCGCAGGACAGCGACGACCGCCTGACCGCCCGCCTGGACGCCAACCTGTCCGATACGCAGCGCGCGTCGTTGACCTATCTGTATACCAAGGATTCGATCCGCTATAACCAGAACGCCTCGGTCACCGCGCCGAGCCTGGGTCTAGAATCGAACGGTTATATCGGTAGCAACCGCCTGCACACCGGCGTGTTCCAGCTGAACAGCGACTGGTCGGACGATTTCTCGACCGAATTCCGTGCCTTCTACAAGGATTACAAGCGCGGTCAGGACCCGGTTCTGGGTCGCGGCTTCGCCCAGTTCCAGGTTTGCTCGGCGCCGACCTCGGACCGTTCCAACCCCGGTTCGGCGGGTGCCAACGCCTCTACGACCTGCGCGCCCGGCTATGCTTCGGTCTATCTCGGCCCGGACGTTTCGCGTCAGTCCAACTCGCTTACCAGCCGCACCTATGGCGGCTTGCTGCAGGGTCGCCTGAATCGCGACAATCATGACCTGCGCATCTTCGCTGATTTCCAGGACACGAAGATCGAGAACGTCTTCCTGCAGCGTACGGCGGGCGATTATTATTTCGACTCGATCGCCGACTTCCAGGCGGGCAATGCCCAGCGCCTGCGCTACGGTAACGCCGTGCCGAGCCTGAACCCGGTCGATGCGGCCGCGCGTTTCCGCTACCAGTCCTATGCGTTCGGCATTCAGGACAATTGGCGGATCACCGACTGGTTCAGCCTGGACTATGGCATCCGCTACGACATGTATGGCGGTCATAGCCGTCCGGCGTTCAACCAGGCGTTCTTCAACCGCCTCGGCTATGCGAACACCGCCTATATCAGCGGTCGCGGCATCGCCCAGCCGCGTATCGGCTTCGACCTGCGTCCCACCAAGGACCTGTCGATCCGTGGCGGCGTCGGCATCTTCTCGGGCGGTTCGCCCGACGTCTATGTCTCGAACAGCTTCTCGAACACCGGCTTCCTGTCGAACGCGATCGACATTCGTCAGAACAACGATGGTTCCTATTCGGGCACCGGCCTGCCGGCGGGCGTCGGCGCCGCCGCACTGACCAACGTCAACGGAACGCAGATTCCGGGTGTCGTGAACAACTATCTGAATGCGGGCACGATCTCGGCGACCTCGCCGACCAACGCGCTCAGCCCCAACTTCAAGCTGCCCTCGCAGTGGCGTTCGACTCTGTCGTTCGACTATGCGCCGGACGCGCTGCCGGGCTTCAACTTCGGTGCCGACTTCTTCTACTCGAAGGTGCGCAACCAGGTGTTCTTCACCGATGCGCGCGTCGTGCCGACCGCACTGCGTACGCCCGATGGCCGCGTGCGCTATGCATCGCTTACCTCGTTCACCGATACCAATTCGGACCTGATCCTGACCAACACGACCCGTGGCCGCAGCTATATCGCGGTCGCCCGTGTGGATAAGACGTTCGATCTGGGCCTGAACCTGGGCGCCAGCTTCACCTATCAGGACATCAAGGACCAGGCCCCGGCCACCTCGTCGACCGCCAGCTCCAACTATGGCAACGGCGCGTTCCTCGATCCCAACGGGGCGGCGTACGGCATCTCGAACGAGCAGGTGAAGTACAACATCAAGTACAACCTGACCTTCGAGCGCGCGTTCTTCGGTGACTACAAGACCACCTTCGCGCTGTTCGGTGAAACCCGCATCGGCCGTCCGTATAGCTGGACCATGCAGGACGCCTCGAACCAGCGCAGCCCGGTCTTCGGGACGATCGGCTCAAGCAGCCGTTATCTGCTGTACGTGCCGACCGGTCTGGACGATGCGCGCGTGTCGTATGACAGCACTGCGACGCGTGACACCTTCAATGCGCTGATCAACGCCACCGGCCTGGACAAGTATCGTGGTCAGATCGCGCCGCGCAACGCGTTCAACTCGAAGTGGTTCACGAAGATCGACCTTCACTTGGCGCAGGAAGTTCCCACGGGTCTGGGTGCCTCGCGCATTCAGGTCTTCATGGATATCGAGAATTTCGCGAACCTGCTCAACAAGAACTGGGGCCAGCTGCGTCAGTACAGCTTCCCCTACACGCAGGCGGCTGTGCGCGTGCAGTGCCTGACCGCACCGGTCGCGACCGGCACGGCGGCGGGTTCGGCGGTGGCCACCACCTCGAGCCAGGCTTGCGCCCAGTATCGTTACCTGGCGCCGAACTCGACGCCGACCGACACGATCTCGTCGCAGGAGTCGCTCTACCAGATCCGCATCGGCGCGCGCTTCAGCTTCTAAGCTGACGCGTCCGGCGACGGACATTCCGGGGCCGCCCCTCCTTCGGGAGGGGCGGCCCTTCTTTTTTGCCCTTCCCCCGCAGGCCGTGTAGATGTCACCCGGCCATGGCCAGTCATTCGCCCGTCGCGACGTCCTCCGCTTCGCCCCCCGCTTCCGATCCCCTGTCGGTTCGCCCCTTTTTCGAGAACAAGGCGCGTGCCTTCTGGACGCTGCAGGCGGCCGGGTGGTCGGGCTATCTGGTGCTGCGATCGGTGGTCGGCATCTCCAACGGCTTTTCGCTGGAGAAGATCATCCCCGTCATCATCGAGGCGATCCTGGGCTATTGCATCACCCTGCTGCTCTCGACGCTGTACGGCTATTATCGGCGCATCCCGCGCATCATGGGGGTG carries:
- the ligA gene encoding NAD-dependent DNA ligase LigA; this encodes MTAPQTLPQTDLEAAAELDRLAREIAHHNRLYHTDDAPEISDADYDALVRRNTAIEAAFPHLIRPDSPNTRVGAAPAAHLAKVAHARPMTSLDNAFTDEEVEDFVGRVRRYLKLPEDEPVTLTAEPKIDGLSCSLRYVDGRLVQALTRGDGAIGEDVTENVRTIADIPQTLPADAPAIFEVRGEVYMSKADFAALNARLAQEAAETGKEARQFANPRNAAAGSLRQKNPAITAGRPLRFLAHGWGEASDVPVETQFDMVEAWRRWGFPIADAFARVPDAGAGAALAIYRTIEAQRADLPFDIDGVVYKVDRLDWQARLGIVGRTPRWAVAHKFPAERAQTTLEKIDIQVGRTGALTPVARLEPVTVGGVVVTNATLHNADEIERLGVRPGDRVVLQRAGDVIPQIVENLTRDTPRAPFVFPDHCPECGSLATREEGEVVIRCTGGLICPAQRVERLIHFVSRHAFDITGLGLVRVEEFFRDGLIASPADIFRLHRHREALIQRERMSELVVDKLLAAIDARRDISLDRFLFALGIRHVGEITARDLARRFVSMAGFRAMIDAALTVRAETVPALGEPDRKFELRRQRAIVAAIDTPQIGPEVADALLDFFAEAHNRDVVDDLLSEVTPADTVHQTRESEVTGKTLVFTGTLETLSRDEAKAQAEALGARVSGSVSAKTDLVIAGPGAGSKLKKAQDLGIRVIDEAAWNDLVAAS
- a CDS encoding TonB-dependent receptor — translated: MRNSLFLGAAVIALAIPAAAAAQETTSSIRGNVTANGAPVAGATVTIVNVPSGTTTSTVSGADGSFSSTGLRVGGPFTVTVSAPGYPETRVTDIFTVTSLPYELPVELAAEGQTGGDIVVTASSIVGAGSKSLGPVTVLTAADIAKVASVNRDIRDLMRRDPFARLDYASGSGRAVSFAGQNARFNRFSVDGVPITDNFGLNPDGLPTRRSPVPLDAIGQFQTKVAPYDVREGNFQGGAINAILKSGTNEFHGTGFYSYSSNKLTGNETKAGPGVPTGRVNLPKFKIENFGAELSGPIIKDKLFFMVAGERIRAGTPIVEGTVENNAGTVIPNVGDTGGLLTNATVNQITSIAQSRYNYNAGGVLNNSQDSDDRLTARLDANLSDTQRASLTYLYTKDSIRYNQNASVTAPSLGLESNGYIGSNRLHTGVFQLNSDWSDDFSTEFRAFYKDYKRGQDPVLGRGFAQFQVCSAPTSDRSNPGSAGANASTTCAPGYASVYLGPDVSRQSNSLTSRTYGGLLQGRLNRDNHDLRIFADFQDTKIENVFLQRTAGDYYFDSIADFQAGNAQRLRYGNAVPSLNPVDAAARFRYQSYAFGIQDNWRITDWFSLDYGIRYDMYGGHSRPAFNQAFFNRLGYANTAYISGRGIAQPRIGFDLRPTKDLSIRGGVGIFSGGSPDVYVSNSFSNTGFLSNAIDIRQNNDGSYSGTGLPAGVGAAALTNVNGTQIPGVVNNYLNAGTISATSPTNALSPNFKLPSQWRSTLSFDYAPDALPGFNFGADFFYSKVRNQVFFTDARVVPTALRTPDGRVRYASLTSFTDTNSDLILTNTTRGRSYIAVARVDKTFDLGLNLGASFTYQDIKDQAPATSSTASSNYGNGAFLDPNGAAYGISNEQVKYNIKYNLTFERAFFGDYKTTFALFGETRIGRPYSWTMQDASNQRSPVFGTIGSSSRYLLYVPTGLDDARVSYDSTATRDTFNALINATGLDKYRGQIAPRNAFNSKWFTKIDLHLAQEVPTGLGASRIQVFMDIENFANLLNKNWGQLRQYSFPYTQAAVRVQCLTAPVATGTAAGSAVATTSSQACAQYRYLAPNSTPTDTISSQESLYQIRIGARFSF